A portion of the Chondrinema litorale genome contains these proteins:
- a CDS encoding transposase, giving the protein MIRILSKGMINKHFIPYLSQANRGFVSKVPLWEVVNAILYKLKTGVQWHLLPCKSLIRSNKVKYGAIYHHFNKWCKDGSWKKAWIHLLSLHKSLLDLSLVFMDGTHTPAKRGGEYTAYQGRKKSKTSNTIWLTDRQGNVVGFLPPVSGNHHDLFELEKHLEQLIEILNQCGIAVDGLFLNADAGFYSKPLKKLCFEHGMIMNVPANKGNNRQLEDCQNYFDELMYEERYKIERTNAWMDSYRTMLNRFDTTWLSWNAWHYIFAMIRWIKNLSKV; this is encoded by the coding sequence ATGATACGTATTTTAAGCAAAGGTATGATAAACAAACATTTTATACCGTATTTAAGCCAAGCTAATCGAGGTTTTGTTAGCAAAGTCCCTTTGTGGGAGGTAGTAAATGCCATTCTGTACAAACTCAAAACAGGTGTGCAATGGCATCTTTTACCTTGTAAGTCATTGATTAGGAGCAATAAAGTAAAATACGGTGCTATCTATCATCATTTCAACAAGTGGTGCAAAGACGGCAGTTGGAAAAAGGCATGGATACACCTTTTGAGTCTTCATAAGTCCTTGTTAGACCTGAGTCTGGTGTTTATGGACGGTACGCATACACCCGCTAAGAGAGGTGGAGAGTATACAGCTTATCAAGGCAGGAAAAAGTCAAAGACTAGTAATACAATTTGGCTGACAGACCGCCAAGGAAACGTAGTCGGTTTTTTGCCTCCAGTTTCAGGTAACCACCATGACTTATTTGAGCTTGAAAAGCATCTTGAGCAACTTATCGAAATACTGAATCAGTGTGGCATCGCAGTAGATGGGCTGTTTCTAAATGCAGATGCTGGGTTCTATTCCAAACCCCTCAAGAAGCTATGCTTCGAGCATGGAATGATCATGAACGTACCTGCTAACAAGGGCAATAACAGACAGTTAGAAGACTGCCAGAATTATTTTGACGAATTGATGTATGAAGAACGTTATAAAATAGAAAGAACAAATGCTTGGATGGATAGCTATCGAACAATGCTCAATCGATTTGATACTACTTGGCTTAGTTGGAATGCTTGGCATTACATCTTTGCTATGATAAGGTGGATCAAAAATCTGTCAAAAGTTTAA
- a CDS encoding LytR/AlgR family response regulator transcription factor, translated as MKVRCLIVDDEPLALDVLENYIERLDTLELVARCKNAIEAYNKIQTEKIDLLFLDIQMPKLTGIDFMKSVKNPPKVIFTTAYREYAIEGYELDAVDYLLKPISFDRFLKAVNKVIYNKPDETKPKSELNSLITHNASNSTATDIPQEPFIYLKSDKKMVKVLLKDILYIESLKDYIRVKTPGKEVVAYQKISYLEEKLPEQRFMRIHRSFIINLEKIEAFCATHAEVAGFEIPIGRNYKNEALKKLNEHNLLDS; from the coding sequence ATGAAAGTAAGATGCTTAATAGTGGATGATGAACCACTAGCCCTCGATGTATTGGAAAATTACATAGAGCGGTTAGATACACTGGAACTTGTGGCCAGGTGTAAAAATGCCATTGAAGCTTACAATAAAATACAGACTGAAAAAATAGATTTACTTTTCTTAGATATACAGATGCCTAAGCTTACAGGCATCGACTTTATGAAAAGTGTAAAAAATCCACCTAAGGTCATTTTTACTACTGCATATAGAGAATATGCCATTGAGGGTTATGAGTTAGATGCTGTAGATTACCTGTTAAAACCTATTTCGTTTGATCGCTTTTTAAAGGCAGTAAATAAGGTAATCTATAACAAACCAGATGAAACCAAACCGAAGTCTGAGCTCAATAGTTTAATTACGCATAATGCTTCAAACTCAACGGCAACTGATATTCCCCAAGAACCATTTATTTATTTAAAATCTGATAAAAAAATGGTTAAAGTGCTTCTTAAGGATATTCTATATATAGAAAGCTTGAAAGATTATATTAGAGTAAAAACTCCTGGTAAAGAAGTAGTTGCCTATCAGAAAATAAGCTATTTGGAAGAAAAGCTTCCAGAGCAGCGATTTATGCGTATCCACCGTTCTTTCATTATTAATCTGGAAAAAATTGAAGCTTTTTGTGCTACACATGCCGAAGTTGCTGGTTTCGAAATTCCGATTGGTAGAAATTATAAAAATGAAGCGCTCAAAAAACTAAATGAGCACAACCTGCTCGACAGCTAA
- a CDS encoding T9SS type A sorting domain-containing protein — MKRINFFKKNGWLTFGLLGLMLVTSTAATLVKVKNDRFEKFFPREEIRSYVESTVKPVLVSYRNKLDSELSASEKKKVESIRTELKALKENQKELGFAMREKRRNGEEPTAEEQNEVRKVMREIRQITQDAWDIADAHSSFYDNMFTETEDDRKKWREEIQGIMKTQMEKMKEERPDRNGRPERGQMDKKRPENKNSEERPERGGPEGKPEKGPEGEFKGGPEEEFKGRPDRKGPEGGRHQRDARGHRGFNFLGKLDPTNPQTEVIFLLWDTEDSIFPEREDRPEDKAMTFPNPAFDGSKLFYKVDTKGKVQIELFNEKGDSIKKLENGQKEPGKYTLEIDVKDLQPGMYFYKITTPDDTITRKFIKKNN; from the coding sequence ATGAAACGTATCAATTTTTTTAAGAAGAATGGCTGGCTAACTTTTGGATTATTAGGCTTAATGCTTGTGACTTCAACAGCAGCCACTTTAGTAAAAGTAAAAAATGACAGATTCGAAAAGTTTTTTCCGAGAGAAGAAATTAGGAGCTATGTTGAAAGCACTGTAAAACCTGTATTAGTTTCTTACAGGAACAAGCTAGACTCAGAACTTAGTGCTAGCGAAAAGAAAAAAGTAGAATCTATTAGAACTGAGTTAAAAGCATTAAAAGAGAACCAAAAAGAGTTGGGCTTTGCAATGAGAGAAAAACGCAGAAATGGTGAAGAACCCACTGCCGAAGAGCAAAACGAGGTTCGCAAAGTAATGCGCGAGATAAGACAAATCACTCAAGATGCGTGGGACATCGCAGATGCACATAGTAGTTTTTATGATAACATGTTCACCGAAACTGAAGACGATCGCAAAAAATGGCGCGAAGAAATTCAGGGTATCATGAAAACACAAATGGAAAAAATGAAAGAAGAAAGACCAGATAGAAACGGTCGTCCGGAGAGAGGGCAAATGGATAAAAAACGTCCAGAAAACAAAAACTCAGAAGAACGCCCAGAAAGAGGTGGTCCAGAAGGTAAACCTGAAAAAGGTCCTGAAGGAGAGTTCAAAGGTGGACCAGAAGAAGAATTTAAAGGCCGCCCTGATAGAAAAGGTCCAGAAGGTGGCAGACACCAAAGAGACGCTAGAGGTCATAGAGGTTTTAACTTCTTAGGAAAGTTAGACCCAACAAACCCACAAACTGAAGTAATATTCTTACTTTGGGATACTGAAGATTCAATTTTTCCAGAACGTGAAGACAGACCAGAAGACAAAGCGATGACTTTTCCTAACCCTGCTTTCGACGGTTCAAAATTGTTTTACAAAGTAGATACTAAAGGTAAAGTACAAATTGAACTGTTTAACGAAAAAGGTGATAGTATTAAAAAGCTAGAAAACGGACAAAAAGAACCAGGTAAATACACATTAGAAATTGATGTAAAAGACCTACAACCAGGAATGTATTTTTATAAAATTACAACTCCTGATGATACCATAACCAGAAAGTTTATTAAAAAAAATAATTAA
- a CDS encoding AlbA family DNA-binding domain-containing protein: MKLDGLRKLVSKGEGSMLEFKRKAADPVKIMREIVAFANTNGGTLLIGVNDDGGITGLKDAEGEAFVIEQAIEKHCKPAIKYSFEYISLNARKNVVAFYIEESQHKPVFLIYNFYKKIGRAYLRVADRSVQSSREIRQILKARTKNTEAYFVYGEHERQLIQYASSNGKIDIEGFASYAGISKEIASEIMVKLTIANVLEIYPGEQKDFYSVKEVADGLYS; the protein is encoded by the coding sequence ATGAAACTCGATGGTCTCCGAAAACTGGTTAGTAAGGGTGAAGGAAGCATGTTGGAGTTTAAGAGAAAAGCTGCTGATCCTGTAAAAATTATGCGTGAAATAGTAGCTTTTGCCAACACCAACGGTGGAACATTATTAATCGGAGTAAACGATGATGGAGGGATTACCGGCTTAAAAGATGCCGAAGGAGAAGCATTTGTTATTGAACAAGCCATTGAAAAGCATTGCAAACCTGCAATTAAGTATTCCTTTGAGTATATAAGTTTAAATGCCCGAAAAAATGTAGTTGCTTTTTATATAGAAGAAAGCCAACACAAACCTGTTTTTTTAATCTATAACTTTTATAAAAAAATTGGCAGAGCCTACCTGCGAGTAGCAGATCGGAGCGTACAAAGTAGCCGAGAAATAAGACAGATACTAAAAGCTCGCACAAAAAATACAGAAGCATATTTTGTCTATGGAGAACACGAACGACAATTAATACAATACGCTTCTTCTAATGGCAAAATAGACATTGAAGGCTTTGCCAGTTATGCTGGTATTAGCAAAGAGATTGCATCTGAAATAATGGTGAAGCTAACGATTGCGAATGTTTTAGAGATCTATCCTGGAGAGCAAAAAGATTTTTATTCTGTAAAAGAAGTTGCGGATGGATTATATTCTTAA
- a CDS encoding EVE domain-containing protein produces MNYWLVKSEPGTYSWDDFTALGRDHWDGVRNYQARNNMKAMKVSDKVLFYHSVKDKEVVGIAEVVKEHYQDPTTEDTRWVVVDLVPVEKLPKTVTLEQVKADERLTDIALVKQSRLSVMPLKKEEFDIILGLAYDDESK; encoded by the coding sequence ATGAATTATTGGTTGGTGAAATCTGAGCCGGGTACATACTCATGGGATGACTTTACCGCACTCGGAAGAGATCACTGGGATGGCGTAAGAAACTATCAGGCGAGAAACAACATGAAGGCGATGAAGGTCTCAGATAAGGTGCTTTTTTACCACAGTGTTAAAGACAAAGAAGTAGTTGGAATAGCAGAGGTAGTAAAAGAACATTACCAAGACCCAACCACAGAAGATACCAGATGGGTAGTTGTAGACCTTGTACCTGTTGAAAAACTCCCGAAAACAGTTACCTTAGAGCAGGTTAAAGCAGACGAACGCTTAACAGACATTGCGTTGGTAAAGCAATCGCGCTTATCGGTAATGCCTCTAAAAAAAGAAGAGTTTGATATAATTCTGGGTTTGGCTTATGATGATGAAAGTAAATAA
- a CDS encoding oxidoreductase produces the protein MTQKVWLITGCSTGFGRELAKIATAKGDFVVGTLRKESQIEEFESLSPGKITAIILDVTKPEQIKEGVDKAVQMHGKIDVLVNNAGYGVLGSVEEVTEEAMQSQFNVNVFGAVRMIKAVLPYMRRQRKGHILNITSIAGLNGFPGVGIYNGSKFALEGIGEALAAETSHLGIKVTNIEPGPFRTDWAGRSANLFHSEIVDYKESAWKNVQSISGVSGKQVGDPEKAARAMYKVTQIENPPLHLPLGASSYKRARIKFSTILEEFDQYENIGLPTDFTEDELKAMEN, from the coding sequence ATGACTCAAAAAGTTTGGCTGATTACAGGATGCTCTACAGGTTTTGGAAGAGAATTAGCAAAAATAGCAACTGCTAAAGGTGATTTTGTTGTAGGCACACTCAGAAAAGAATCTCAAATCGAAGAGTTTGAAAGCTTATCTCCGGGAAAAATTACAGCAATTATATTAGATGTTACCAAACCTGAACAAATTAAAGAAGGAGTTGATAAAGCTGTGCAAATGCATGGTAAAATTGATGTACTTGTAAACAATGCTGGTTATGGTGTTTTAGGTAGTGTAGAAGAAGTAACAGAAGAAGCCATGCAAAGCCAGTTTAATGTAAATGTATTTGGCGCTGTTAGAATGATAAAAGCAGTATTGCCTTACATGAGAAGACAAAGAAAAGGCCATATACTTAATATTACTTCTATTGCAGGTTTAAATGGTTTTCCGGGAGTAGGAATTTACAACGGGTCTAAGTTTGCACTTGAGGGTATTGGCGAGGCACTTGCCGCAGAAACCTCTCACTTAGGCATAAAAGTAACCAACATCGAGCCTGGGCCTTTCCGTACAGATTGGGCTGGTAGGTCTGCAAATTTATTTCACTCAGAAATTGTGGATTACAAAGAGTCTGCTTGGAAAAATGTACAATCGATTTCGGGTGTGAGTGGAAAACAAGTAGGTGACCCAGAAAAAGCAGCAAGAGCTATGTACAAAGTAACTCAAATAGAAAATCCGCCATTACACTTGCCATTAGGAGCATCTTCTTACAAAAGAGCACGCATAAAATTCAGTACTATTTTGGAAGAGTTCGATCAATACGAAAACATCGGGCTACCAACAGATTTTACTGAAGACGAATTAAAAGCAATGGAAAATTAA
- a CDS encoding sensor histidine kinase gives MSLQLKKDSLILRFSQNRPLVHIAFWVAYICFYGTSWGSYDDHYLRAFICESSELLIKLPLVYFVLFNLIEKYLFQRKYAEFFTYTFVAIIFAGLAIRLFYQYVLYPQFIPERVGTPFFITFRILKTLANTYTLAIMVIVIKLLKKWYKDQQEAKSLEKEKLEAELKFLKSQVHPHFLFNTLNNLYSLTLKKSDNAPEVVLKLSELMSYMLYDTVAKQVSLSKEINYINHYIDLEKIRYGERLDVSFNISGDLSGKMIAPMLLLPFIENSFKHGVSGELETVWVSFDLHVTEDKLVFKVENSKSPEDDHLKISSYRSGIGLKNVKRRLDLIYADNYDLKIFDEKDTFLVVLKLKLATNDELMFQDNLERNVI, from the coding sequence ATGAGCCTTCAACTAAAAAAAGACTCTTTAATTTTAAGGTTTTCACAAAACCGTCCGCTTGTTCACATAGCGTTCTGGGTCGCTTACATTTGCTTTTATGGCACTTCTTGGGGTAGTTACGACGACCACTACCTTCGAGCTTTTATTTGTGAATCTTCAGAATTACTGATAAAACTTCCGCTGGTATATTTTGTACTTTTTAATTTAATTGAGAAGTACCTTTTTCAACGAAAGTATGCTGAGTTCTTTACTTATACTTTTGTCGCTATTATTTTTGCTGGTCTTGCTATAAGACTTTTCTACCAATACGTACTATATCCACAGTTCATACCCGAAAGGGTTGGAACACCCTTTTTCATAACTTTCAGAATACTGAAAACCTTAGCCAACACTTATACATTAGCCATTATGGTAATTGTAATTAAACTTCTGAAAAAATGGTATAAAGATCAGCAGGAAGCGAAATCTTTGGAAAAAGAAAAACTAGAGGCTGAACTTAAGTTTCTTAAGTCTCAGGTACATCCTCATTTTCTTTTCAATACCCTAAACAACCTTTATTCACTTACTTTAAAAAAATCTGATAATGCCCCTGAAGTAGTTCTCAAACTTTCTGAATTAATGAGCTATATGCTTTACGATACAGTAGCAAAACAGGTATCGCTCAGTAAAGAGATTAACTACATCAACCACTACATAGATTTAGAAAAAATAAGATATGGAGAAAGACTAGATGTTTCTTTTAACATATCTGGCGATTTAAGCGGTAAAATGATCGCTCCAATGTTGTTATTGCCTTTTATCGAAAACAGCTTTAAACATGGCGTAAGTGGCGAACTAGAAACTGTTTGGGTTTCTTTTGACCTACATGTAACTGAAGATAAGCTGGTATTTAAGGTAGAAAACAGCAAATCTCCTGAAGATGATCACTTAAAAATTAGCAGTTACAGAAGTGGTATTGGTCTTAAAAATGTAAAGAGAAGACTTGACCTTATCTACGCAGACAATTACGACCTCAAAATCTTTGACGAAAAAGATACCTTCTTGGTAGTACTTAAACTAAAACTGGCTACCAACGACGAATTAATGTTCCAAGACAACTTGGAACGAAATGTCATATAG
- the hpt gene encoding hypoxanthine phosphoribosyltransferase: protein MKVKDKHFKVYLDEEKIQSRLKEIGKQITEDYQGQELVVVGILNGAFMFLADLCRYVDLPLEISFAKYSSYKGTSSTGKVAELIGFDESIKDKNVLIVEDIIDTGNTIKKLSEDVAKKGPASVKIAALLLKPEVYKGSIEIDYLGLKIDNKFVVGYGLDYDGFGRNLKGLYVLDE from the coding sequence ATGAAAGTAAAAGACAAACACTTTAAAGTTTATCTGGACGAAGAGAAAATACAAAGCAGGCTCAAAGAAATAGGAAAGCAGATTACCGAAGATTATCAAGGACAAGAGCTTGTAGTAGTAGGCATTTTAAATGGTGCATTTATGTTTCTTGCCGATCTTTGTCGATACGTAGACCTTCCTCTCGAAATTTCTTTTGCCAAATATAGCTCTTACAAGGGCACAAGCTCTACAGGTAAAGTAGCCGAATTAATCGGGTTTGACGAAAGCATTAAAGATAAAAATGTACTTATCGTAGAAGACATTATAGATACAGGCAATACCATAAAAAAACTTTCTGAAGATGTAGCTAAGAAAGGACCCGCTTCTGTAAAAATTGCTGCATTGCTGCTTAAGCCAGAGGTATACAAGGGAAGTATAGAAATTGATTACCTTGGCCTTAAAATAGACAACAAATTTGTTGTTGGCTATGGCCTAGATTACGATGGTTTCGGCAGAAACCTAAAAGGTTTATATGTACTCGACGAGTAA
- a CDS encoding sulfatase family protein, with protein MNKYLSFLLPSVLLLFLANCSTQKTTTEENIAEQSNYPKVSFDKPPNILWLVTEDLSPYLASFGDSTIYKYTPNLNRLTEEGITFTNTYSPSGVCAPSRFAIATGMYPSSMGGNHMRTTGNSYFDELGIIPYDVVTPPGVKMMSEILREHGYYTTNNAKNDYQFHATKTAWDENGRNAHYKNRAEGQPFFAIFNFEVTHESRIWVKAEDSLYIPEDLEVPIPPYLPDTEVAVKDIRRMYSNIVEMDVQIGEKIKELEDAGLLDNTIIFWYGDHGGPLPRQKRLLYDSGMQLPLIIRFPDGTQANTLDDRLVSFIDFAPTTFSLAGIKPPDYLQGQAFLGKYTAKPRKYVHGAADRFDGKYDMIRAVRDKRFKYLKNFKPDQPYYLPVTYREQMPIMQELLRLNKEGKLNEIQSQWFRQTKDEEELFDCNNDPYELHNLANDPKYADKLAELRAECERWMKETDDKGFIPEKELIESFWPNMAQPVTAQAAYQIANNELNLSVTTEEASIGYQFVEPGAEPTDKWQVYTNAISIPENKDIYLITDRIGYAPSEPVKVDLNEN; from the coding sequence ATGAATAAATACCTCAGCTTTCTCCTACCATCTGTTCTATTACTCTTTCTCGCTAACTGTTCAACTCAAAAAACAACTACTGAAGAAAATATTGCAGAGCAGAGTAATTACCCTAAAGTCAGTTTTGACAAACCTCCCAACATTCTCTGGTTAGTAACCGAAGATTTGAGTCCATATCTGGCTTCTTTCGGAGACTCTACCATTTATAAATACACTCCCAACCTAAACAGACTTACCGAAGAGGGAATCACTTTTACAAATACATACTCTCCTTCTGGTGTTTGTGCTCCTAGCAGATTTGCTATTGCCACCGGTATGTACCCAAGTAGTATGGGTGGCAACCATATGCGAACTACTGGTAACTCTTACTTTGATGAACTAGGAATAATACCATACGATGTGGTAACTCCACCGGGAGTAAAAATGATGAGTGAGATTTTACGGGAACATGGTTACTATACGACTAATAATGCAAAAAACGATTATCAGTTCCATGCAACAAAAACTGCTTGGGATGAAAATGGAAGAAATGCTCACTATAAAAATAGAGCAGAAGGTCAACCATTTTTTGCCATATTCAATTTTGAAGTTACCCATGAGTCTCGCATCTGGGTAAAAGCTGAAGATAGCTTATACATACCAGAAGATTTGGAAGTGCCTATCCCACCGTATTTGCCAGATACAGAAGTAGCAGTAAAAGATATTCGAAGAATGTACTCCAACATAGTTGAGATGGATGTACAAATCGGTGAAAAAATAAAAGAGTTAGAAGACGCTGGATTATTAGATAACACCATCATCTTTTGGTATGGAGACCACGGAGGACCTCTACCACGACAAAAAAGATTGCTTTACGATTCAGGAATGCAATTGCCACTCATTATCAGATTTCCAGACGGAACTCAAGCAAATACGCTTGATGACAGGCTTGTTAGCTTTATAGATTTTGCTCCTACTACTTTTTCGTTGGCAGGGATTAAACCACCAGATTATTTGCAAGGACAAGCATTTTTAGGAAAATACACAGCCAAACCTAGAAAGTATGTACATGGTGCAGCAGATAGATTCGATGGCAAGTATGATATGATAAGAGCCGTAAGGGATAAAAGATTTAAGTATCTCAAAAACTTTAAGCCAGATCAGCCTTATTATTTGCCGGTTACTTACAGAGAGCAAATGCCTATTATGCAAGAATTATTGAGGCTAAATAAAGAAGGTAAATTGAATGAAATACAAAGTCAGTGGTTTAGGCAAACTAAAGATGAAGAAGAGCTTTTTGATTGCAATAATGATCCCTACGAATTACATAACTTGGCAAACGATCCGAAGTACGCAGATAAGCTTGCCGAACTTAGAGCCGAATGTGAAAGATGGATGAAAGAAACAGATGATAAAGGATTTATTCCCGAAAAGGAGTTAATTGAAAGTTTCTGGCCAAATATGGCACAACCTGTTACAGCGCAGGCAGCATACCAAATAGCTAATAATGAATTAAATCTCTCCGTAACTACAGAAGAAGCGTCTATAGGTTATCAGTTTGTTGAGCCGGGAGCAG
- a CDS encoding universal stress protein → MDRFKRLLIGIDFTDFDANVIRYTEFISNLSQPEKIYFIHVHNSLDIPDEVRQELSIEDPLDEYLKDEMKQVVAANFDSHQNFDIEYMVVEGAPFPQMLHWVKVKEIDLTILGKKNSKGSGVFLTRFTRRTASSVLIVPEKAETVLDSILVCNDFSVNSELSTQKALEFAHLLPNSTIYSQHIFNVPVGFHKSGKSFDEVAAIMKKHAIARYREFEQNIDNPDNIYITPIFTLNKKSDPATLVQKTADSMQAKMVIVGSKGRTFAASIFLGSFAECLVREQAEVPLLVIKRKNENMDVIEALKNI, encoded by the coding sequence ATGGACCGCTTTAAAAGACTTCTTATTGGCATAGATTTTACCGATTTTGATGCTAATGTAATTCGATACACTGAGTTTATTAGCAACCTTTCTCAACCAGAAAAAATCTACTTTATACATGTACACAACAGCCTTGACATACCTGATGAAGTAAGGCAGGAATTAAGCATAGAAGATCCTTTGGATGAATATCTAAAAGATGAGATGAAACAAGTTGTGGCTGCAAATTTTGATTCACACCAAAACTTTGACATAGAATATATGGTGGTAGAAGGTGCGCCATTTCCTCAAATGTTGCATTGGGTAAAAGTAAAAGAAATAGATCTTACTATTTTAGGAAAGAAAAACTCAAAAGGGAGTGGTGTGTTTTTAACTCGATTTACGAGACGAACAGCCAGTTCGGTGCTCATTGTGCCAGAAAAAGCAGAAACAGTATTAGACAGTATTTTGGTGTGTAACGACTTTTCTGTGAACTCAGAGTTATCTACTCAAAAAGCACTTGAGTTTGCTCATTTATTACCAAACTCAACAATTTATAGCCAGCATATTTTTAATGTGCCAGTTGGGTTTCATAAATCGGGAAAGTCTTTTGACGAAGTTGCAGCCATTATGAAAAAGCATGCAATAGCCAGATATAGAGAGTTTGAGCAAAATATAGACAATCCGGATAATATTTATATTACTCCAATTTTCACATTAAATAAGAAAAGTGATCCGGCTACATTGGTGCAAAAAACGGCAGATAGTATGCAAGCTAAAATGGTGATTGTGGGTTCTAAAGGGAGAACATTTGCTGCCAGTATATTCTTAGGAAGTTTTGCAGAATGTTTAGTGAGAGAACAAGCAGAAGTGCCTTTGTTGGTAATTAAGAGAAAAAATGAAAACATGGATGTAATTGAGGCACTTAAAAATATATAA
- a CDS encoding endonuclease/exonuclease/phosphatase family protein, translated as MKAISLLKITYCLFVLIAYSCVLISPGVFWPAAFLALLVPFIIVFECIRLVFFAFRKSRNIIYPIVLLVCGFPFIKASFSFSSENEAGGNPISVLSYNARVFNLYNNNLEESVKPIDWVAKHSADVKCIQEFYNLDKQPEFATTKKISHSGEQYHFFQPVVINRIGGEFGLAIFSKYPIVSRGVIDLQTNSTNSAIFADIAVGGDTIRVINVHLQSLSLHEDDLALQEQRVTGIRSLMEKLKVGFLAREKQLRKIERYLEDSEYPIIVCGDLNDTPYSYSYFKLRQYLKNAFEEQGMGFGFSYNGSLSFLRIDNQFYSERLSVLNFKTHYDIDFSDHYPITASYSLK; from the coding sequence TTGAAAGCAATCAGTCTCCTAAAGATTACTTATTGTCTTTTCGTATTAATAGCTTATTCATGCGTGCTCATTTCGCCAGGAGTATTTTGGCCGGCTGCCTTTTTAGCATTATTAGTTCCTTTTATTATCGTTTTTGAGTGCATCAGATTAGTGTTTTTTGCATTCAGAAAATCACGAAATATCATTTATCCTATCGTATTATTGGTATGTGGTTTTCCTTTTATTAAAGCTTCATTTTCTTTTTCTAGTGAAAATGAGGCTGGGGGAAACCCAATCTCTGTGCTTAGTTATAATGCTCGGGTTTTTAACTTGTACAATAACAATCTTGAAGAGTCTGTAAAACCGATTGATTGGGTTGCGAAACACAGCGCAGACGTAAAGTGTATACAAGAGTTTTACAATTTAGATAAACAGCCTGAGTTTGCCACAACAAAAAAAATTAGCCATAGTGGAGAACAGTATCACTTTTTTCAGCCAGTGGTAATTAATAGAATAGGTGGGGAGTTTGGTTTGGCAATATTTAGCAAATACCCAATAGTTTCTAGAGGAGTAATAGATTTACAAACCAACTCTACCAACAGTGCCATCTTTGCAGATATTGCTGTAGGCGGTGACACTATTCGCGTGATAAATGTGCATTTACAATCTTTGAGTTTGCACGAAGACGATCTTGCTTTACAAGAACAAAGGGTTACAGGTATACGATCTTTAATGGAAAAGCTAAAGGTTGGATTTTTAGCAAGAGAAAAGCAATTAAGAAAGATTGAGCGCTACTTAGAAGATTCCGAGTATCCTATAATTGTATGTGGAGATTTAAACGATACACCTTATAGTTATTCCTATTTTAAACTAAGGCAATACCTTAAAAATGCTTTTGAAGAGCAGGGGATGGGTTTTGGTTTTAGTTATAATGGCAGCCTTTCTTTTTTAAGAATCGACAATCAGTTTTATAGCGAAAGACTTTCAGTATTAAATTTTAAAACGCATTACGATATTGATTTTTCCGATCATTATCCTATAACAGCTTCATATTCTTTAAAATAA
- a CDS encoding porin family protein — translation MKSFQILAFILFTSISSQLFAQEFKGVIILGASAAQIDGDDLGGFDKAGFQVGAGVSFPISEKFLIQPEMMFSQKGSKARKNEPYFNWQLNYIDMPLMVNYIFNDNLDFQAGLGFNYLLSAKFDSGYGFVNRTEAFNKIDFAGNIGVEYHFTELISANIRLTTSLANSGKNESYYNRTLNFTVRYHLLPK, via the coding sequence ATGAAATCATTTCAAATCCTAGCTTTCATTTTATTTACTTCAATTTCATCACAACTTTTTGCACAAGAATTTAAGGGAGTAATTATTCTAGGTGCCAGTGCTGCACAAATTGATGGAGATGATTTAGGCGGGTTTGATAAAGCAGGTTTTCAAGTTGGTGCAGGAGTGTCGTTTCCTATCAGTGAAAAATTTCTGATTCAGCCAGAGATGATGTTTAGCCAGAAAGGAAGCAAGGCCAGAAAAAATGAGCCCTATTTTAACTGGCAACTCAATTATATAGACATGCCGCTTATGGTAAATTATATTTTTAATGATAACCTCGACTTTCAAGCTGGCTTGGGCTTTAACTATTTACTATCTGCCAAGTTTGATTCTGGCTATGGATTTGTAAACCGAACTGAAGCATTTAACAAGATTGATTTTGCTGGCAACATTGGTGTCGAATATCATTTTACAGAGTTAATTTCTGCCAATATCCGTTTAACTACTTCTTTAGCAAACTCTGGTAAAAACGAGTCTTATTATAACCGCACACTCAATTTTACTGTGCGATACCACCTACTCCCTAAATAA